In the Corynebacterium anserum genome, GTTTCGTCGACAATATGCTGAGGGATGATGTTCGGCACATTTTTACCATCAAGCGGAATCAATGGAACTGACGTTGGTACCCAAGCCAACTCTTCATCCGAGAGATTGACAACAGGTGAATCTAGACCTATATCGTCGTTAAGTATCATAGACCTCGTTTGTGCAGCTCCTACAGATTTATCTGCTGTGAGATAATCTGTCCCTGCGTTGTTGAGTCGTGAATTTAAATTGCGAGAGAACTTTCCCCAAGAATAGCGAGCCAAAGTTTCTGAGTTAAGAGGTCCGGTCATGCTTGCTCCCGTTGCTGGTCCCCAAGCTGTAACGATTAGATAAACATTATTTTTTGTCGGGTCGCTAGTCCCTGGGCGAGACACAAAACGAAAACTAATTGTTCGTCCAGCACCTTCGGGATGCCCTTCCAGTGATTTAAAGCTGAATCCATCGGCTGCAATCGACGTGACCTCTATCGGCGCAGAGCCTATCGCGGGATTAGCGATGGTATTAAGACCACAGTAATCTCCGACTCGGATTTTCTGCCCGCATCCTTTGAACGTAAAGTAAGCATCAAAATGTTCAGTGACCTCGCGGGCTACAGATTGGGGGGTCCACCGCTCATCCTGAGCAATAACAGGAAATTGCATCTGGTATCCATCCCAATCGGTGTGGTCACCGGTTGGAAGGCGCTGCGATGTAGGCTCCACCCATTGGATGTCTAGGTTCTGAAAATCTTGATGTATGCCACCATCCACAGCATATTCCTCATTTATTGGGTATCCATGCGAGCCGGTTTCCCATCCTCTTGATGCCCAATAGTCACGAATGCGGCCTTTCACAACCTGCGGACCGGTATTAGGAGTCCAATAGATGGATCCATTCTGGAAGTGATTGAACCTTCCCACGCCGTCTGGAGTAGAAGACTCGCTTGTCGTCGGATAACCTAGCTTGCCAGTTTCCCAACCTTGGTTGGCCCACCGATCCTTAATTCGCCCCTTTACTACTTGGGCATCGGTGCTTGGAGTCCAATAGATTGATCCCTCCTCGAAATGATTGAACCGTCCAATCTGGTCAGGTGTGGTGAGCTCATCAGTTGTCGGGTATCGCAGGGAACCATTTTCCCAACCCCAATCACGCCACCGATCACGGATACTTCCTTTGACTTGGCGCGCGACACCATTGCTGACGTTAGGGTGCCAGTAGATCGAGGATGCCTGTTCGAAGACTTGGAACTTTCCTCCTCGGCCTGCGTTGCTTTCCGGTGTGATCGCATTGCCAAAAGTTCGGTATCCACCTAGTCGTTTATAGGTTTCCAGGATGCGGCCTTGCACGGTCTCGCCGTGCCGTTCAGATGCAGCTGAAGCCGATGAGACTAAGGCTGGGGTGGTGGTGAGTACTGTGCATGTGCTGATGGTCGCTGCAACGCGACGAAAAAAAGGCTTCATTTTGAAGTTCCTCGAGTGGTGAATGGTGTGGTTGGCTCCGATTCTTTCAGAAGTGAAACTCTTTTTCAAGATTTTGGAAAGTAATATAGGTCGTACCCTTCGTGCCTGACGTCTTGGTCGACGGCAGAGTTAATCCCTCTCCTTCCCTATGCTGACCTCGTGGGGATCTTGCCTCTTCGAGAGGAGGCAAGTGTATCGGGGTTGGTACGACTAGCCATATGGTCATATAGCCGTATGGCCTTATTTGAAGTGGAGTTCATCGCTGTGACCCGCTTCCTCCTGTAACCATTTCGTCGCCCATTCTTTAAATAGTTTCGAAATGCTCGTCTTCTGAAGGAACGCTTATTCCTTCAGAGGTTCCACAAAGCGTTCGTCATCAACGTAAAGCCTGAGTATTGTGGCCTTAGGCTCGGCGGAAGGAAACATCTTGTTGGATGGTGTGGTGGTTTCCTGAGAGGAAGACTCCATTGCGGGAGCGTTTTTCGACGTAAGTGCTTTTAATTTGGTATGAGAATGAGGGACGCTATGGAGATGGCCGCGTCGATGATGTCGTTGTCCCCCAGGTGGTATGTCGATAAGGATGAAGTCGGCCTTGGCGTCTGGTTTAGCTTGCAGACCATCCGAACCAACGAGAACGTCCGTCAACAACTCAGTCACCAAGCTCGCCGTGCGGAAATCTCGCTAACGTTAATCGGGTTCAGCCGCCCTGTTTACACTGAGAACGTCAGCTCGTGAGTTGTCGCTGGGATGCAGTAGGCTGTGTAACCGTGACCGACGCAGCTAATAATCAGAATCAGAACTCTCCTACGAACCACTCTTTCTCCGAACAGGAGCTTATCCGTCGCGATAAGCGTCAGAGGCTGCTGGATGAGGGCAAGCAGGCATATCCGGTGGAAGTGCCACGCACTCACACCCTGGCTCAAATTCGCGATCAGTATGTTGCGCTGCCTAAGGGCGAGGGTGAGGGTGAGGCTGCTGGCATCGAAAGAAAAGAGGGCGTTACCTACCTGGAAGCAGGGGAAGAAACGCAAGATGTTGTGGGCATCGCAGGCCGTGTGATGTTCATTCGCAACACCGGAAAACTCGCGTTCGCCACACTCCAGGATGGTGATGGTACCAAACTGCAACTCATGCTTTCGCTTGCTGAAGTCGGCGAAGAAGCACTCGCTGAGTGGAAGTCCCTGGTGGATCTAGGTGACATGGTGTTTGCCGAAGGCCGCGTGATCTCATCTCGCCGGGGTGAGCTATCCATTTTGGCGAGCCGGTGGTTCATGGCGGCGAAAGCTCTGCGCCCGCTGCCAGTGGCGCATAAGGACATGTCTGAAGACACCCGCATTCGTGCTCGCTACACGGATTTGATTATGCGCGACGCCGCACGTGAAACCGCTATGATCCGCATCAAAGTGATGCGCGCCCTGCGCCACGCCATGGAGCGCCGCGGCTTTCTAGAACTGGAAACCCCAATGTTGCAAACCCTCCACGGAGGGGCAGCGGCACGCCCATTCGTCACCCACTCCAACGCGTTGGACATTGATCTGTACTTGCGCATTGCCCCAGAATTGTTCCTCAAGCGTGCGGTTGTTGGCGGTTTGGACAAGGTATTTGAGATCAATCGCAATTTCCGTAATGAGGGTGTGGATTCCACCCACAGTCCCGAATTCGCCATGATGGAGACCTACTCCGCGTATGGAACATATGACGACGCAGCCAGAACCACCCGCGAAGTCATCCAAGAAGTAGCTGAAGAAGTCTTCGGATCCACAAAGGTCACATTGGCTGATGGCACGGAGTATGACTTTGGAGGGGAATGGGAATCCATTGAGATGTACCCATCCTTAAATGAGGCACTGCAGAAGAAATATCCTGGCCAGCCTGAAGTCACGGTTGACTCCACTGTCGAAGAGTTGAAAGAACTGGCGCAGCTCATAGGCCTTGACGTTCCGGCTAAGGGAGGCTGGGGTCACGGAAAACTCGTCGAAGAAATCTGGGAAGTGTTGTGCGAAGACCAGCTGCATGGGCCAATCTTTGTGCGTAACTTCCCTGTGGAAACATCGCCTCTGGTACGTCAGCACCGTTCCCAGCGCGGTGTCACCGAAAAATGGGATTTGTACGTACGTGGCTTTGAACTCGCGACGGGATATTCCGAGTTGGTTGATCCGGTGATTCAGCGGGAACGTTTCGAGGATCAAGCTCGTCTGGCTGCCGGTGGCGATGATGAGGCGATGGTACTGGATGAGGACTTCCTGGCAGCGATGGAGCAGGGTATGCCGCCGACGGCCGGCACCGGCATGGGGATGGATCGCCTGTTGATGGCCTACACCGGTTTGGGCATCCGTGAAACTGTGCTCTTCCCGCTGGTAAAGCCTGAGCGGGACAGCTAACAGCGCAGCGCATAGCTATCTGACCATGTGAATGGGAAGACATGGCGCGCCCCATAATCTGGTCAGGCCGAGATTTGTGACCAGCGGATCAGGCGATGGTGAATCATGTGAATTTCCTGTATGGGGGGACACTATTCCTTGGAAAGTGTGATGGAGGCCATGCCTGTGCTTTATGCTAAGGACATATCTATTTGGACAGTCGTAGTTGGGCTGCCCATTACCGGCCGATGCGTCGGATAGACTGCTCGACTCTGCTCGACAAAAGCACCTCGAACAACCTAGAGAAGAACCATTGAAAGGTGGCCACACAGCATGAGCGACCGTAATCGACACGATTCGACTCCTGGCCTGAACCGCATCAAGCGTGATGCAATTGGCACTGCGATGCGTTACCTCACTCGTTTCACCGGCTCCGAGCTGGCCGACAAGTACGGCCTTGGACCAAAGGTGGATCGTGTGGCGTACGAATCAACCAAGACTGGCATGCGCACCTTGGGGAAGGTCAACCGTCAGTTCAAGAAGGTGAAGGGTTCCGGTAAGCCAGTTCGTCTGCCGTCTCAGACCACTGATGAGAATAACCAGCCAGTTCCAACCGAGGCACCTGCTAAGGGCAAGGCCCCATTCGATCTGAACCCTACTGAGGATCAGCAGATGATTGTCACGGCTGTGCGCGAGTTTGCTGAGGAGCAGCTCCGACCAGTCGCGTCCGAGTGCAATGAGGAGTCCAAGCCTGCGGACGGCCTGTTGGATACCGCTGCTGAGCTCGGCGTTGCGCTTATTAACCTTCCGGAGGAGTTCGATGGTATTGCGTCTGCCTCCGGTGCTACTACTAATGCCTTGATCGCTGAGGCTTTGGCATTCGGCGACATGGGGCTGGCTACGGCTATTTTGGCTCCCGCTGCCGTGGCCAATGTCATTACCAACTACGGTGATGATTCTCAGCAGAAGACTTACCTGCCAGCTTTCGCTGGTGAGACCGTTCCAGCCGCTGCTGTGATTGTCTCCGAAGCACGCCCATTGTTCGATCCTTTCGAGTTACAGACCTCCGCTGTGCGCGATGGTGACTCCCTGGTTTTGAACGGTGTGAAGACTTTGGTTCCTAACGCCGGCGAGGCTGAGCTGTTCATCGTCGGTGTGAACCTGGATGGCGTGAACACCTTTGTGATTGTTGAGTCCGATACGGAAGGGCTCGTCATTGAAGCTGATCCTTCCATGGGTCTGCGTGGCGCTGCGCTGGGCCGTGTGTTGCTCAAGGATGTTCGAGTTCCTGTCGCGAACCTTCTGGGTGGCTCTGATCTCGACGCAGAAAAGCGCGAAGAAGACTATGCCGAGATCATTCGCCGTGCTCGTCTGGGCTGGGCTGCGTTGGCTGCCGGTACTGGTGAGGCCGTGCTGGAGTACACCAAGAAGTACGTGAATGAGCGCGAGGCGTTTGGTGAGCCAATTTCCTACCGTCAGTCCGTTGCTTTCATGGTTGCCAATATCCGCATTGAACTTGATGCGCTGCGCATGATCGTTTTGCGCGGTGTGTCCCGCTTGGATCAGGGCCTGAGTTACCACCGTGAGGCTGGTCTGGCGAAGCGTTTTGCCTCTGATAAGGGCATGGTCTTTGGTCTCGATGGTGTGCAGCTGCTCGGTGGCCATGGCTTCACGAAGGAACATCCTGTTGAGCGCTGGTACCGCGATTTACGCGCCGTCGGAATCGCCGAGGGCGTTGTGGTCCTGTAATCAACCCGCATTCAAAACTAAGACCCAAGAATTTAGAGGAATCACATCATGATTAATCTGGAACTCCCGAAGCGTCTGAAGGCGGGCTACAACCAGGCTCACCAAGCTGCCGCTGAGATTTTCCGTCCGATTTCCCGTAAATATGACCTGGCTGAGCACACTCGTCCGGTTGAGCTGGACACCATGGCTTCACTGGTGGAAGGCATGTCCGACGCCGGTGCATCCATGGCTGGTGCGGCTGGTGGCCGCGGCGATGCGAAGAAGCCATCCAAGCCAGGTGTGAAGAATGGTGGCAACATGGCGGCCATTCTGAATGTCATGGAGCTGTGCTGGGGCGACGTAGGTTTGCTGCTGTCCATGCCTTATCAGGGCTTGGGTAACTCTGCGATCGCGGCTGTCGCTACCGACGAGCAGTTGGAGCGTTTCGGCAAGATCTGGGCTTCCATGGCTATTACGGAGCCACAGTTCGGTTCTGACTCCGCAGCTGTCGCTACGACTGCGAAATTGGATGGCGACGAGTATGTCCTGAATGGCGAGAAGATCTTCGTCACCGCTGGTGAGCGTTGCACTCACGTAGTGGTGTGGGCTTCTGTAGACAAGTCCGCTGGCCGTGCCGCTATTAAGTCCTTCGTGGTGCCGCGTGACACCCCAGGTTTTGAGTTGGTGCGTTTGGAGCACAAGCTGGGTATTCGTGCATCCGATACCGCTCATTTCATCTTGGATAACGTGCGCGTTCCAAAGGAGAACCTGCTGGGTTCTCCTGAGGTGGACACCAAGAAGGGCTTCGGCGGTGTCATGGCCACCTTCGACAACACTCGTCCTCTGGTGGCGGGCATGGCCGTCGGTGTTGCCCGTGCATCTCTGGAGAAGCTCCGTGAGATCTTGACCGACGCCGGCGTGGTTATTGACTACGATGCTCCTGCTTGGGCTCAGTCTGCTGCTGCTTCTGAGTACATTCGTTTGGAATCCGATTGGGAAGCTGCCTACCTGCTGACCTTGCGTGCAGGTTGGATGGCTGACAACAAGATCCCGAACTCCAAGGAAGCCTCCGAGTCCAAAGCAAAGGCTGGCCGCATGGCTACAGATTTGACTCTGCGAGCAGTAGAGCTGGCCGGTGCCTATGGTTACTCTGAGCGCGACTTGCTGGAGAAGTGGGCACGTGACTCCAAGATTCTGGACATCTTTGAGGGCACTCAGCAGATCCAGCAGCTGATCGTGGCTCGCCGCGAGCTGGGACTCAATTCTTCCCAGCTCAAGTAGAGTATTTATTTCACCGGATGGTGACTGTAACTTCAGTGGGGTGTCAACCTCAATGAGTTGCAGCTGCGACCCAAGTGGAGTGTCACTGCCTCGGGCTATAGACCCGAGGGAAACTTCTTCCCCGCGCTAGGTTAGTGAATGAACCTAGCGCGGGGCTTTTCGTTATGTTGTGATCCTATAGTGCTCGCACGGGAGGGGAACAGTCTGTGGCGAAGGATCGGTATGTTCAGAGGTTTGTACCGGTATGTCCAGAGGGGTGTAAACACACTGTGGGATGGGGTGCATCATGGGTAATTAGCTTTGAGCACTGTTGTTTGGGAGGGGCATCATGGTTAATTAGCTTTGTGCACTGTTGTTTGGGAGGGGCACATCAGTTGATCTGTTAAAAATGCTGTGTGTTTTGAAGGGATCCGTCACTCATGCACCAGTCGGGGCGCTGTGTAGTGCTGAGCGATGCGCTGAATGTACTACTTAGTCTGCTTTGAGGTGAATTTATACCTCATTTTGTACCGATCTGTCTATTAGGTGCTATGGTTGAATGTATTCAATGCAGACTGATCGGTCTATTCTGACTCTAGAAACGAGAGCCCACCATGACGAAAGCTCGCGATGGAGCCACAGGTTCACACCCATCCCGCGATAACACGAAGTGGACTGCAGGAAACTCGAGTGCAAGAAAATTGACGAGCATAATTGGTGCCCTGGCCGTCATATGTCTGCTCATTGCGATTTTTACAGCTCCGGGAGGTAGTACAGATAACCCTGATGGAGAAGACTTCTCTACAGGTGACCACCACCTCAATGTTGTCGCATATGCAGTTCCCAAAGTCGGGTTTGACCGAGTAATTCCTGCATTCCGAGCCACCGAAGCCGGACACAGCGTAGGCTTCGCGGAATCCTACGGAGCCTCCGGGGATCAATCCCGCAAGGTAGTCCGTCATGTTCCCACTGATGTAGTTAACTTCTCCGTCGAACCGGATATCACCAGGTTGGTGAAAGCTGGCGTCGTTGATGAAAATTGGCGTAACGACATTCCCGGTGACGCTTCCCACAAAGCGGTACCTTTTGGTTCGGTCGTGACTTTCGTGACTCGTAAAGGAAACCCGAAGGGTATCAAGACATGGGACGACCTTCTACGGCCTGGCCTTGAAGTGATCAGTCCCAATCCAGCATCGTCTGGATCAGCTAAGTGGAACATCCTCGCGCCATATGCGTACTGGTTCTTTCAAAAGCTTGATAGCGATGCGAAGGCATTGGGGATGCGCGGTAATAACCTAGGAGGATCGAGTTCCGGCACGCCACACGCCACCCAAGACGTCGCCCAAGGAGCTGAGCAATACTCCGCGCGAAGTGACGCACAACGCCCCCTCCAAGACACTGCGCAACCCATCGCGCGAGATACTACCGAAACGAATCCCCACGATCCGAACCATGCGGACTATGTAGCCGCCCACGAATATGCAACGGCCAAAGTCAAGCAGCTGGTTCATAATGCGTTCAAAATTCGTCCAAAGTCGGGACGAGAGGCCACGTCCGCGTTTGAACAGGGACAAGGGGACGTGCTGCTGAGCTACGAAAATGAGGCGATCATGCTGGATAAAATGTCTGGCGGTAGGTATGACTACCTCAACCCAGACGTCACTTTTCGCATCGAAAACCCAGTGGCCGTCATAAATGACAGCAAAAATCTCGAACAAGCTGAGGCATTCCGCAACTTCCTATTCACACCAGAGGCGGCAAGACTCTGGGCGGAAGAAGGCTTCCGTCCAGCAGTGGATCTCTTCGCGGAAAATCGATTCGGTGCTTCTCATGCGACGCCGAGTAGCTCTCTCACTGATCCTCACACCACATACGGCGACGCCACCGTCCGCACCTCGAGCGCCTCCGCGCAAGCGCCGGCTGGTGCAGAACACTCGGTTATTGACTCTTTACCGCGGGAGGCACGTGAAAGGTTCCGTCCTGTTGAAACTATCCACACTATTGACCAGCTCGCCGATGCCTGTGCTCAGCTGGCAAAGCAATCACCCACACTCGCACAGCATCACAAATTGTGGGATCCGAATAGTGGGAAAGACACTCCAAAGAAAGGCTGGGCCATGGTTGATGCCCTGCTCTTCAATCAAGCTAAACCCGGCGAAGACAGCGCGGACGGCGTAATCACCACTATCTATAAAGAAGCCTGATATGAAAAAACCTATAAAGAGGTCTGATATGAAACAACAATCGACCTCCACTGGCATTAATGATGACGGAGTTTTTGCTACTACTGCGAATTCTGTGGACTTGGATGTGAACCAGGCAGGACCGGGGTTGGATGTGAACCAGGCAGGACCGGGGTTGAATGTGAAACCTCATTCTTCGGTGGGCAGAATTATCAACAAAAGCGGATCGCCACAAATCCCAAATTTCGGGAATTGGGGATTAGGCCTAAGCATGCTGTGGCTTTCCATAATTGTGCTTCTCCCACTCGCAGCGTTGACGACTGACGCTTTCTCTGCTGGGGGAATCGCCGGATTCATCAAAGCCGCTACTGCTCCCGCTGCCTTAGCCGCATTCCGTGTGACAATTTGGGTAAGCTTCGCCGTCGCCTTAATTAACGCAGTATGCGGTCTACTCCTGGCCTGGGTTTTGGTGCGTGACGATTTTCCAGGCAAGAAAATTGTCAACGCACTCATCGATCTGCCATTCGCACTACCGACAATCGTCGCATCTCTCGTTCTGCTATCTCTCTATGGTCCGGACAGTCCAGTAGGGATAACAATCAACGCAACTCAGCCGGCGCTTGTACTAGCTCTCGCTTTTGTCACTCTTCCTTTTGTCGTACGAGCAGTTCAGCCGGTTCTCCTTGAACTTGATCGTGATGTGGAAGAAGCAGCGGCCAGCCTCGGTGCCAAAAACTTCACCATCTTCACCAAAATCATCCTTCCCGTATTATTTCCGCCGCTGCTTTCTGGATCAGGACTGGCATTTGCTCGAGCTATCGGCGAATATGGGTCAGTAGTTCTCATAGGTGGGTCGATTCCGGGGCAGACGCAAATGGCGTCGCAGTACATCCAAGAACAAATTGAATCCGACGTCCCATCCGCCGCCGCTGCCGTCTCCGTGACACTCCTCATCCTTACATTCCTCGTGCTACTCGGGCTGAGATTCATCGGACAACGGAATGAGCGCCGAATTAGTGGCAAGGCTGCTGGCTCAGTCCGCAGAACGCCCACTCAGCCGGTAGAGCGCGGAGGAAAAGGAGGAAAAGGACTGAAAGATGCAACTTAAAAAGAGTACAGTCCTCGCATTGCGGACACTCGCGCTCGGATACATATTCGTTTTGGTAGTAGTTCCAATTGCCACAATTTTATTCCGCACTTTCGAGCCAGGCTTGGGGCAGTTCTGGAAATGGATCACCACTCCGGCGGCTATTTCCGCGCTGCAGACGTCATTGATTATCGTCGCCATAACTGTGCCAGTAAATATCGTGT is a window encoding:
- a CDS encoding acyl-CoA dehydrogenase family protein, whose protein sequence is MINLELPKRLKAGYNQAHQAAAEIFRPISRKYDLAEHTRPVELDTMASLVEGMSDAGASMAGAAGGRGDAKKPSKPGVKNGGNMAAILNVMELCWGDVGLLLSMPYQGLGNSAIAAVATDEQLERFGKIWASMAITEPQFGSDSAAVATTAKLDGDEYVLNGEKIFVTAGERCTHVVVWASVDKSAGRAAIKSFVVPRDTPGFELVRLEHKLGIRASDTAHFILDNVRVPKENLLGSPEVDTKKGFGGVMATFDNTRPLVAGMAVGVARASLEKLREILTDAGVVIDYDAPAWAQSAAASEYIRLESDWEAAYLLTLRAGWMADNKIPNSKEASESKAKAGRMATDLTLRAVELAGAYGYSERDLLEKWARDSKILDIFEGTQQIQQLIVARRELGLNSSQLK
- a CDS encoding extracellular solute-binding protein; this translates as MTKARDGATGSHPSRDNTKWTAGNSSARKLTSIIGALAVICLLIAIFTAPGGSTDNPDGEDFSTGDHHLNVVAYAVPKVGFDRVIPAFRATEAGHSVGFAESYGASGDQSRKVVRHVPTDVVNFSVEPDITRLVKAGVVDENWRNDIPGDASHKAVPFGSVVTFVTRKGNPKGIKTWDDLLRPGLEVISPNPASSGSAKWNILAPYAYWFFQKLDSDAKALGMRGNNLGGSSSGTPHATQDVAQGAEQYSARSDAQRPLQDTAQPIARDTTETNPHDPNHADYVAAHEYATAKVKQLVHNAFKIRPKSGREATSAFEQGQGDVLLSYENEAIMLDKMSGGRYDYLNPDVTFRIENPVAVINDSKNLEQAEAFRNFLFTPEAARLWAEEGFRPAVDLFAENRFGASHATPSSSLTDPHTTYGDATVRTSSASAQAPAGAEHSVIDSLPREARERFRPVETIHTIDQLADACAQLAKQSPTLAQHHKLWDPNSGKDTPKKGWAMVDALLFNQAKPGEDSADGVITTIYKEA
- a CDS encoding LGFP repeat-containing protein, whose product is MKPFFRRVAATISTCTVLTTTPALVSSASAASERHGETVQGRILETYKRLGGYRTFGNAITPESNAGRGGKFQVFEQASSIYWHPNVSNGVARQVKGSIRDRWRDWGWENGSLRYPTTDELTTPDQIGRFNHFEEGSIYWTPSTDAQVVKGRIKDRWANQGWETGKLGYPTTSESSTPDGVGRFNHFQNGSIYWTPNTGPQVVKGRIRDYWASRGWETGSHGYPINEEYAVDGGIHQDFQNLDIQWVEPTSQRLPTGDHTDWDGYQMQFPVIAQDERWTPQSVAREVTEHFDAYFTFKGCGQKIRVGDYCGLNTIANPAIGSAPIEVTSIAADGFSFKSLEGHPEGAGRTISFRFVSRPGTSDPTKNNVYLIVTAWGPATGASMTGPLNSETLARYSWGKFSRNLNSRLNNAGTDYLTADKSVGAAQTRSMILNDDIGLDSPVVNLSDEELAWVPTSVPLIPLDGKNVPNIIPQHIVDETLKEKL
- a CDS encoding acyl-CoA dehydrogenase family protein, giving the protein MSDRNRHDSTPGLNRIKRDAIGTAMRYLTRFTGSELADKYGLGPKVDRVAYESTKTGMRTLGKVNRQFKKVKGSGKPVRLPSQTTDENNQPVPTEAPAKGKAPFDLNPTEDQQMIVTAVREFAEEQLRPVASECNEESKPADGLLDTAAELGVALINLPEEFDGIASASGATTNALIAEALAFGDMGLATAILAPAAVANVITNYGDDSQQKTYLPAFAGETVPAAAVIVSEARPLFDPFELQTSAVRDGDSLVLNGVKTLVPNAGEAELFIVGVNLDGVNTFVIVESDTEGLVIEADPSMGLRGAALGRVLLKDVRVPVANLLGGSDLDAEKREEDYAEIIRRARLGWAALAAGTGEAVLEYTKKYVNEREAFGEPISYRQSVAFMVANIRIELDALRMIVLRGVSRLDQGLSYHREAGLAKRFASDKGMVFGLDGVQLLGGHGFTKEHPVERWYRDLRAVGIAEGVVVL
- the lysS gene encoding lysine--tRNA ligase; translation: MTDAANNQNQNSPTNHSFSEQELIRRDKRQRLLDEGKQAYPVEVPRTHTLAQIRDQYVALPKGEGEGEAAGIERKEGVTYLEAGEETQDVVGIAGRVMFIRNTGKLAFATLQDGDGTKLQLMLSLAEVGEEALAEWKSLVDLGDMVFAEGRVISSRRGELSILASRWFMAAKALRPLPVAHKDMSEDTRIRARYTDLIMRDAARETAMIRIKVMRALRHAMERRGFLELETPMLQTLHGGAAARPFVTHSNALDIDLYLRIAPELFLKRAVVGGLDKVFEINRNFRNEGVDSTHSPEFAMMETYSAYGTYDDAARTTREVIQEVAEEVFGSTKVTLADGTEYDFGGEWESIEMYPSLNEALQKKYPGQPEVTVDSTVEELKELAQLIGLDVPAKGGWGHGKLVEEIWEVLCEDQLHGPIFVRNFPVETSPLVRQHRSQRGVTEKWDLYVRGFELATGYSELVDPVIQRERFEDQARLAAGGDDEAMVLDEDFLAAMEQGMPPTAGTGMGMDRLLMAYTGLGIRETVLFPLVKPERDS
- the cysT gene encoding sulfate ABC transporter permease subunit CysT translates to MKQQSTSTGINDDGVFATTANSVDLDVNQAGPGLDVNQAGPGLNVKPHSSVGRIINKSGSPQIPNFGNWGLGLSMLWLSIIVLLPLAALTTDAFSAGGIAGFIKAATAPAALAAFRVTIWVSFAVALINAVCGLLLAWVLVRDDFPGKKIVNALIDLPFALPTIVASLVLLSLYGPDSPVGITINATQPALVLALAFVTLPFVVRAVQPVLLELDRDVEEAAASLGAKNFTIFTKIILPVLFPPLLSGSGLAFARAIGEYGSVVLIGGSIPGQTQMASQYIQEQIESDVPSAAAAVSVTLLILTFLVLLGLRFIGQRNERRISGKAAGSVRRTPTQPVERGGKGGKGLKDAT